The proteins below come from a single uncultured Dethiosulfovibrio sp. genomic window:
- a CDS encoding ABC transporter substrate-binding protein — MRLKKAFIYTLFAALFCSIPVTVPMAYGGSRVVVDQAGDQVKLPDKVERVVITSPWPLPSVYVLFHGSAEGLVGMHPASLSAARHSMLPKVAPEVVNVESSFIKNGEINVEELLKLRPDVVLYNASNVRDKAILQKAGIPAVAFSTSIKKFNVMDTLNGWVELLGEIFQKEDSVKDIVQYGRETYDQIQARVASVEEGKRPRVMMLFHYSDTQFKTSGSNFYGQYWCDASGGINVASELKGMADINMEQVYEWNPDIIYITNFSPFMPEDLYENKALPNHDWSGVKAVRDRKVYKFPLGIYRWFPPSGDSPLSLKFLAKHNYPELFEDMDLKVEVREYYRRFYRMELSDQEIDSIFNPVREAADGV, encoded by the coding sequence ATGAGACTTAAAAAGGCCTTTATATATACCCTTTTTGCGGCGTTGTTTTGCTCCATCCCTGTCACGGTCCCCATGGCCTACGGTGGATCCAGGGTGGTCGTGGATCAGGCGGGAGATCAGGTGAAGTTGCCGGACAAGGTCGAGAGGGTGGTAATAACCTCCCCCTGGCCGTTGCCGTCGGTCTACGTCCTGTTTCATGGATCGGCGGAGGGGCTTGTAGGAATGCACCCTGCGTCCCTCAGCGCAGCTAGACACTCGATGCTTCCCAAGGTGGCTCCAGAGGTGGTGAACGTCGAGTCGTCGTTCATAAAAAACGGAGAGATCAACGTGGAGGAGTTGCTTAAGCTCCGCCCCGACGTCGTCCTCTACAACGCCTCCAACGTCAGGGACAAGGCCATACTCCAGAAGGCGGGCATTCCCGCCGTGGCCTTCTCCACCTCCATAAAGAAGTTCAACGTAATGGACACCCTCAACGGGTGGGTCGAGCTTCTAGGGGAGATCTTTCAGAAAGAGGACTCGGTCAAGGATATAGTCCAGTATGGCAGGGAGACCTACGACCAGATCCAGGCCAGAGTCGCCAGCGTGGAGGAGGGCAAAAGGCCCAGGGTCATGATGCTCTTCCACTACAGCGACACCCAGTTTAAGACCTCCGGCAGCAACTTCTACGGCCAGTACTGGTGCGATGCGTCCGGCGGGATCAACGTGGCGTCGGAGCTGAAGGGCATGGCGGACATAAACATGGAGCAGGTCTACGAGTGGAACCCGGACATCATCTACATAACCAACTTCTCCCCCTTTATGCCCGAGGATCTCTACGAGAACAAGGCCCTTCCCAACCACGACTGGAGCGGTGTCAAGGCCGTCAGGGACAGGAAGGTCTACAAGTTTCCCCTCGGGATATATCGTTGGTTCCCCCCGTCGGGTGACTCCCCTCTGTCCCTGAAGTTCTTGGCAAAGCACAACTACCCCGAGCTATTTGAGGACATGGACCTGAAGGTGGAGGTCAGGGAATACTACCGGAGGTTCTACAGAATGGAGCTGTCCGACCAGGAGATAGATAGCATCTTCAACCCGGTCAGAGAGGCAGCCGACGGGGTATAG
- a CDS encoding iron ABC transporter permease has protein sequence MSQKIDFRRAIIALMVILPVVTGLFCIGIGRYSLSLGESFQVLAKAALWGRDSVDPQSYSVVVNIRLPRITLALLAGAGLAASGAAFQAIFTNPLATPDTLGVAAGASFGAVLALLAWDNLIWIQFMALVMGLCAVSLTYWISRRKGQSSVLMMILSGVVVSSMFQAFVSLVKYMADPEDKLPAITYWLMGSLSSITFKSLFIGSPFILLGLAVLYATRWKLNVLSLTEDEAQSMGVNVRLLRAVIVTAATMITASAISMCGQVGWIGLLVPHVARMVFGSNNQYVIPASISMGAVFMLVIDTAARSATAAEIPVSILTATVGAPFFIFLLKKTGGNQL, from the coding sequence GTGTCACAAAAGATCGATTTTCGACGGGCGATAATAGCCCTAATGGTCATACTGCCCGTCGTGACCGGCCTGTTCTGCATAGGGATAGGCCGGTACTCCCTCTCCCTTGGCGAGTCCTTTCAGGTTCTCGCCAAGGCCGCCCTGTGGGGCCGGGATTCGGTGGACCCTCAGAGCTACAGCGTAGTGGTGAACATTCGACTTCCCAGGATAACCCTGGCCCTGTTAGCAGGGGCGGGCCTGGCGGCTTCTGGGGCGGCCTTTCAGGCCATCTTCACCAACCCCCTTGCCACGCCGGATACCTTAGGGGTGGCCGCAGGTGCCTCCTTCGGGGCGGTGTTGGCCCTTCTGGCCTGGGACAACCTTATTTGGATACAGTTTATGGCTCTGGTCATGGGCCTCTGCGCCGTCTCCCTGACCTACTGGATAAGCAGGAGGAAGGGCCAGTCGTCGGTCCTCATGATGATCCTCTCCGGCGTGGTGGTGTCCTCCATGTTTCAGGCTTTCGTGTCCCTGGTCAAGTACATGGCCGACCCGGAGGACAAGCTTCCGGCGATAACCTACTGGCTCATGGGAAGTCTCTCAAGCATAACCTTCAAAAGCCTGTTTATCGGAAGCCCATTTATCCTGCTGGGCCTGGCGGTGCTTTACGCTACAAGGTGGAAGCTGAACGTCCTGTCTTTGACCGAAGACGAGGCCCAGTCCATGGGCGTCAACGTCCGACTTCTCAGGGCTGTGATAGTCACAGCCGCCACTATGATAACCGCCTCGGCCATCTCAATGTGCGGCCAGGTCGGGTGGATTGGCCTTCTGGTTCCCCACGTGGCGAGGATGGTCTTCGGCAGCAATAATCAATACGTCATCCCAGCGAGCATCAGCATGGGGGCGGTCTTCATGCTCGTCATAGACACTGCGGCCAGGAGCGCTACAGCGGCGGAGATACCGGTGTCGATACTAACCGCCACAGTGGGTGCTCCGTTTTTTATCTTCTTGCTGAAAAAGACAGGAGGGAATCAACTGTGA
- a CDS encoding ABC transporter ATP-binding protein: MNFQVIDGSFYYDSSRKLLDRVGFSVGEGDVLAILGPNGAGKTTLLKCMMGLLPWKEGSTFLDGSDIKAIPFRDLWKTVAYVPQAKGSVFSYSAEEMVLLGRSAHIGMVSQPSKEDRERALRAMDSIGIAYLAGKSCNKMSGGELQMVLIARALATEPKILVLDEPESNLDYKNQLVVLDVIERLARDKGICSIFNTHYPAHALRVATKSLVLDGRGTCRFGDSKSVINNENLRSCFSVNVHIDKIDLGNNVYDLVIPLNVV, encoded by the coding sequence GTGAACTTTCAGGTTATAGACGGCTCCTTCTACTACGACTCGAGCCGTAAACTGCTGGATCGGGTAGGCTTTTCCGTGGGCGAGGGCGACGTATTGGCCATACTGGGACCTAACGGAGCGGGAAAGACGACACTCTTAAAGTGCATGATGGGCCTTCTTCCCTGGAAGGAGGGTTCCACATTTCTGGACGGATCGGACATAAAGGCCATTCCCTTCAGGGATCTGTGGAAAACCGTGGCCTACGTCCCACAGGCCAAGGGATCGGTCTTTTCCTACTCCGCCGAGGAGATGGTCCTTCTCGGTCGAAGCGCCCACATCGGCATGGTCTCCCAGCCCTCTAAAGAGGACAGGGAAAGGGCCCTAAGGGCGATGGACTCCATAGGCATAGCCTATCTGGCCGGTAAATCGTGCAACAAGATGAGCGGAGGGGAGCTTCAGATGGTCCTCATAGCCAGGGCCCTGGCGACGGAGCCCAAAATACTGGTCCTGGACGAACCCGAGTCCAACCTGGACTATAAAAATCAGCTGGTGGTCCTGGACGTCATAGAGAGGCTGGCTCGGGATAAGGGGATCTGCTCTATCTTTAACACCCACTACCCGGCCCATGCCCTCAGGGTCGCCACCAAATCCCTGGTCCTGGACGGCAGGGGAACCTGCCGCTTCGGGGACAGCAAGTCGGTCATAAACAACGAAAACCTGAGGTCCTGCTTCTCGGTGAACGTCCACATAGACAAAATAGATCTGGGAAACAACGTCTATGACCTGGTGATCCCTCTAAACGTGGTTTAG
- a CDS encoding PLP-dependent aminotransferase family protein: MPEFAGRMAQMAKSAAIIRSLFGAMNDPGIISFGGGAPAKEALPVELVRDIVNDVMTREKRGIEALQYGPVPGLGDLREVVVEHLLTPKGVSANPDEVVITTGGLEGMNLLCQLYIEPGDVILVESPTFVQSVEIFEMFQARCVSVAMDDDGMVTDDLEAKILKHRPKMVYVIPTFQNPTGRTLSLERRKKIAQLGSEHDVIILEDDPYRDIRYSGVDLPPIKSFDETGHTVLANSFSKIFSPGSRLGYVLAKPEITAKIIDAKSATNSHTSMIPQVVCAEFFKRGNYPEHHRAMCELYRRRRDVMIECIDRFFPEGTKRTFPDGGLFTWAEIPGGINTTDLLVEATSNPDVKVAYVAGEGFFIEGNGMGSNCMRISFGGVTEDNIRLGTERLGKLIGSKL, from the coding sequence ATGCCAGAGTTTGCGGGCCGTATGGCCCAGATGGCTAAGTCTGCGGCGATAATAAGGAGTCTCTTCGGGGCCATGAACGACCCTGGGATAATCTCCTTCGGAGGCGGGGCCCCGGCGAAGGAAGCCCTTCCGGTGGAGCTGGTGCGGGACATAGTGAACGACGTCATGACCAGGGAGAAAAGAGGCATAGAGGCGTTGCAGTACGGCCCTGTGCCAGGACTGGGGGACCTCAGAGAGGTGGTAGTCGAACATCTGCTGACCCCTAAGGGAGTCTCGGCCAATCCCGATGAGGTGGTCATAACCACCGGAGGACTGGAGGGCATGAACCTCCTATGCCAGCTCTACATCGAGCCAGGGGACGTCATACTGGTGGAGTCGCCCACCTTTGTCCAGTCGGTGGAGATCTTCGAGATGTTCCAGGCCCGGTGCGTCAGCGTAGCCATGGACGACGACGGAATGGTTACCGATGACCTGGAGGCCAAGATACTGAAACACCGCCCCAAGATGGTATACGTCATTCCCACCTTTCAAAACCCCACAGGCAGAACCCTCTCCCTGGAGAGACGGAAAAAAATAGCCCAGCTGGGGAGCGAGCACGACGTCATAATCCTGGAGGACGATCCCTACCGGGACATCCGCTACAGCGGAGTGGACCTGCCGCCGATAAAGTCCTTCGACGAGACGGGGCACACGGTGTTGGCCAACAGCTTCTCGAAAATATTCTCCCCTGGCAGCAGGCTCGGTTACGTTTTGGCGAAGCCGGAGATAACCGCTAAGATAATAGACGCCAAATCGGCGACCAACTCCCATACCTCCATGATTCCACAGGTTGTCTGTGCCGAGTTCTTCAAGAGAGGGAACTATCCCGAGCACCATAGGGCGATGTGCGAGCTCTACCGCCGTAGGCGGGACGTGATGATAGAGTGTATAGACCGATTCTTCCCCGAGGGAACCAAGAGGACCTTCCCCGACGGAGGCCTTTTCACCTGGGCTGAGATCCCAGGGGGAATCAACACCACCGATCTGCTCGTGGAGGCCACGTCGAACCCGGACGTAAAGGTCGCCTACGTGGCTGGAGAGGGTTTTTTCATAGAGGGCAATGGCATGGGAAGCAACTGCATGAGGATAAGCTTCGGAGGTGTAACCGAGGATAATATCCGCCTCGGAACCGAGAGGCTGGGAAAGCTGATAGGCTCCAAGCTGTAA
- a CDS encoding YhdH/YhfP family quinone oxidoreductase, with protein MESFRACVVREQNQQVAYSVEKIEQDFLSKGNVVIKTAYSSVNYKDHLAVKAKGGVIRNYPMIPGIDVSGTVVSSDTESFHVGQEVLVTGFEMGMTHTGGFSEYVQVPQEWVVPLPSGLSLRDAMVIGTAGFTAALSINALESNGMATSEQPEILVTGASGGVGSVAIRLLSQSGYTNISALSRKKQEERLLLSLGAKEVVYPEDVIPEKSKPLGQQRFHYVLDTVGGNVASALIPQIYYGGSISMCGNAGGIKMDTTVLPFILRGVNILGIDSVNYPIEKRHNIWERFANEWHITNSLFTHEIGLDELDVTFSAIEQGTHVGRTIVKIK; from the coding sequence ATGGAATCTTTTCGAGCTTGTGTTGTACGGGAACAAAATCAGCAAGTCGCTTACAGTGTGGAGAAGATAGAACAGGACTTCTTATCCAAAGGGAATGTTGTCATTAAAACAGCTTATTCTTCAGTCAACTATAAAGATCATTTAGCGGTAAAAGCAAAAGGTGGCGTTATACGCAACTATCCAATGATACCGGGCATTGATGTTAGCGGAACAGTTGTATCTTCCGACACAGAGTCGTTTCATGTAGGGCAAGAGGTTTTGGTGACCGGCTTTGAAATGGGAATGACCCATACCGGCGGTTTTTCAGAGTATGTTCAAGTTCCCCAAGAATGGGTTGTTCCGCTTCCAAGCGGACTTTCCTTGCGTGATGCGATGGTTATCGGTACAGCCGGTTTTACCGCTGCCCTCTCCATTAACGCATTGGAAAGCAACGGAATGGCAACATCGGAACAGCCTGAAATTTTGGTAACCGGCGCATCAGGCGGTGTAGGTAGCGTGGCCATTCGACTTTTATCGCAAAGCGGCTATACAAATATATCAGCACTAAGCCGCAAGAAACAAGAAGAAAGGCTGCTCTTATCACTTGGAGCAAAAGAAGTTGTTTACCCGGAAGATGTGATACCGGAGAAATCAAAACCTTTGGGGCAACAGCGATTCCATTATGTGCTTGATACCGTTGGCGGCAATGTGGCATCTGCACTAATTCCTCAAATATACTATGGTGGAAGCATCAGCATGTGCGGCAATGCTGGCGGTATAAAAATGGATACAACGGTGCTTCCTTTCATACTTCGCGGAGTGAATATACTTGGCATTGACTCCGTAAACTATCCCATTGAAAAGCGTCACAACATATGGGAGAGATTTGCGAATGAATGGCACATCACAAACTCGTTGTTTACACATGAAATCGGTTTAGATGAATTGGACGTGACCTTTTCCGCGATTGAACAGGGTACGCATGTCGGAAGAACTATAGTCAAAATCAAGTAA
- a CDS encoding MarR family transcriptional regulator produces the protein MELDKCINFLLGSAQNVVFQYFSQKLSPYNVTPAQYGVLNCLWNHGELTPKQIGELLVLEASSTSGILDRMQKNDLINRNIHPENRRTILVNTTEKADQLRQPVERIVEDMNQRFMDSFSYEEKDLLLKALMRIVQMSKMK, from the coding sequence ATGGAGTTGGATAAATGCATTAACTTTTTGCTTGGTTCTGCGCAAAATGTGGTGTTTCAATATTTTAGCCAAAAGTTGTCGCCGTATAACGTGACTCCAGCACAATACGGCGTGCTGAATTGCCTTTGGAATCACGGTGAACTTACGCCCAAGCAAATTGGTGAACTGCTTGTGTTAGAAGCATCCTCTACTTCTGGCATTCTTGACCGTATGCAGAAAAATGACTTAATAAACCGAAACATACATCCTGAAAATAGGCGAACGATACTTGTTAATACAACGGAAAAAGCAGACCAATTGCGCCAGCCGGTTGAGAGAATTGTAGAGGACATGAACCAACGTTTTATGGATAGTTTTTCATATGAAGAAAAGGACTTGCTTTTAAAGGCTTTAATGCGTATTGTTCAGATGAGCAAAATGAAGTAA
- a CDS encoding ABC transporter ATP-binding protein has protein sequence MEGLSFSYRNLDVLKDVTFSAPKGEITTVIGPNGAGKTTLLKSIAGILEARGMVKINDRNRESYPKHQFRRMLSYMTQGNSATSSLSVFEVVLLGRVQTLSLRVQKEDISKTWSILREMSISDLAERPFKKLSGGQQRLVSIAQTLVCDPKVLILDEPTANLDLQNELEVLELIGRYTTSRETTTIMTLHDLNMAARHSQKLVLLKSGRVWTQGPPDQVLSERTIEETYGVLSRLIRGTNGETMVFPMASVRA, from the coding sequence GTGGAAGGACTCAGCTTCTCCTACAGGAATCTTGACGTGTTAAAAGACGTCACCTTCTCCGCCCCAAAAGGCGAGATAACCACCGTGATAGGGCCCAACGGGGCGGGGAAAACCACCCTGCTGAAATCGATCGCCGGAATCCTAGAGGCCCGGGGAATGGTCAAGATCAACGACAGAAACAGGGAGTCCTATCCTAAGCATCAGTTCAGGAGGATGCTCAGCTACATGACCCAGGGCAATTCCGCCACATCGTCACTCTCGGTTTTCGAGGTAGTGCTTCTGGGGAGGGTCCAGACCCTCTCCCTGAGGGTTCAAAAGGAGGACATTTCAAAGACCTGGTCCATCCTGAGGGAGATGTCCATATCTGACCTGGCTGAGAGGCCCTTCAAAAAGCTCAGTGGAGGTCAGCAGAGATTGGTGTCCATAGCCCAGACCTTGGTATGCGACCCTAAGGTCCTGATACTGGACGAACCTACGGCAAACCTGGACCTCCAAAACGAGCTCGAGGTCCTTGAACTGATAGGCAGATACACCACGAGCAGGGAGACAACCACGATAATGACGCTCCACGACCTGAACATGGCGGCACGACACTCCCAAAAGCTAGTTTTGCTTAAATCCGGCAGGGTTTGGACTCAAGGACCTCCAGATCAGGTGCTGTCGGAGAGGACAATAGAAGAAACCTACGGTGTTCTGTCCCGTCTTATCAGGGGAACTAACGGCGAAACCATGGTATTTCCAATGGCCTCGGTAAGGGCATAG
- a CDS encoding iron ABC transporter permease — protein sequence MCSTGLEGQRIYRAVNRRRWLSISVLLSLTTFFALIDVTTGVANIDISTVISALIYPENVDGMTRTIVWTMRLPVALTAVAVGGSLGLAGAVMQTILGNPLASPYTLGVGAGAGFGASLAIVLSGTILPSAGGLLIPINAFVFAMVVCMSIYAMGRIGGMSTESMILSGIAMLFLFQALQALLQYYATEGDVQAIVFWTFGNLQKTTWGKLSFIVAVLVAVTPLIMADSWRYTALMLGEEKAESLGISVEPLKVKAFVLISLLSASAVCFVGTIGFIGLAGPHIARMLSGDDQRFFLPMSSLCGAMIMALSSVISKSVIPGSVFPIGIITSIIGVPFFFVLIVYRQRSWR from the coding sequence ATGTGCTCCACCGGCCTTGAGGGACAACGAATTTATCGGGCTGTAAACCGCCGTAGGTGGCTGTCCATATCGGTACTGCTCAGCCTGACGACTTTTTTCGCCCTAATCGACGTTACGACAGGGGTGGCTAACATAGACATCTCAACTGTTATATCCGCCCTGATATATCCGGAGAACGTGGATGGTATGACAAGGACAATAGTCTGGACCATGAGGCTCCCTGTGGCACTGACCGCCGTGGCGGTAGGGGGATCTTTAGGCTTGGCCGGTGCGGTCATGCAGACCATATTGGGCAACCCCCTTGCCAGCCCTTATACCCTGGGGGTGGGCGCCGGTGCGGGATTCGGGGCGTCCCTGGCCATAGTTCTTAGCGGGACGATCTTACCCTCCGCGGGGGGCCTCCTTATCCCTATAAACGCCTTTGTGTTCGCCATGGTCGTATGTATGTCCATCTACGCCATGGGCCGTATCGGCGGAATGAGCACCGAGAGCATGATCCTGTCCGGCATAGCCATGCTGTTTTTATTCCAGGCCCTTCAGGCCCTGCTTCAGTACTACGCCACCGAGGGAGACGTTCAGGCCATAGTGTTTTGGACCTTCGGCAACCTCCAGAAGACCACCTGGGGAAAGCTTTCTTTCATCGTGGCGGTCCTGGTGGCGGTAACACCCCTTATAATGGCCGACTCATGGCGATACACCGCCCTCATGCTGGGAGAGGAAAAGGCGGAAAGCCTGGGGATATCCGTCGAGCCCCTCAAGGTAAAGGCCTTCGTTCTAATATCCCTTCTCTCCGCCTCGGCGGTATGTTTTGTGGGGACCATAGGGTTTATAGGCTTGGCGGGCCCCCACATAGCCAGAATGCTGTCTGGGGACGATCAGAGGTTTTTCCTACCTATGTCGTCCCTCTGCGGGGCCATGATAATGGCTCTGTCCTCGGTGATAAGCAAATCGGTGATACCCGGAAGCGTCTTTCCAATAGGGATAATCACATCAATTATCGGGGTTCCCTTCTTCTTCGTCCTGATAGTCTACAGGCAAAGGTCGTGGCGATAG
- a CDS encoding ABC transporter substrate-binding protein, whose translation MKRTMLISIFFALLIALQACSPSTASTLSLSDITGREVTVVQPVERVVLTFNFEEYIAATGEEGISKIVGWSAQYWKGRRQSTWDAFSKKFPLAEIPDVGYVRKNSFNVEAVMALRPDVVFMPQNDLKLVQDELKILEGAGIPVVFVDYHAQTLENHVKSTSLFGKIMGAEGRAQELVEYYTRNFKAVQDRVTNISGPRPRVYMEFSGNQAGPEVYGPTWGKKMWGGIIENCRGDNIARDLVPGANGDILPEQVLAANPDVIIFAGNYVGDSAKNVGLGYEAKKELVLANLEGYKKRPGWEGLNAVRENRMGALYHDLSRHIFDVAGMQFIAKMLYPDTFSDLDPQATLQEFYDRFFPIDMTGTFMVELNR comes from the coding sequence ATGAAAAGAACAATGCTGATCTCCATCTTCTTCGCGCTGCTTATCGCCCTACAGGCCTGCTCGCCTTCCACGGCCAGCACACTATCCCTCTCAGATATCACAGGACGAGAGGTCACGGTAGTGCAACCGGTGGAGAGGGTAGTGCTCACCTTTAACTTTGAGGAGTACATCGCCGCCACAGGGGAGGAGGGCATATCAAAAATAGTCGGATGGTCCGCCCAATACTGGAAAGGGCGCAGACAATCGACCTGGGACGCCTTCTCTAAAAAATTTCCCCTAGCGGAAATACCGGACGTGGGATACGTCCGAAAAAACAGCTTCAACGTCGAGGCAGTCATGGCACTGAGGCCTGATGTTGTCTTCATGCCGCAAAACGACCTTAAGCTGGTCCAGGACGAGCTTAAAATACTTGAGGGGGCTGGCATCCCTGTGGTGTTCGTGGATTATCACGCACAGACCCTGGAAAACCACGTAAAGAGCACCTCGTTGTTCGGCAAGATCATGGGAGCAGAGGGAAGGGCTCAGGAGCTCGTCGAATACTACACCCGTAATTTTAAGGCCGTTCAGGACAGGGTGACGAATATCTCCGGCCCAAGGCCCAGGGTATACATGGAGTTCAGCGGAAATCAGGCAGGGCCGGAGGTCTACGGACCGACCTGGGGCAAAAAGATGTGGGGTGGAATAATAGAGAACTGCCGAGGGGACAACATAGCCAGGGACCTGGTCCCCGGAGCCAACGGAGACATCCTTCCCGAGCAGGTCCTCGCGGCCAACCCGGACGTTATAATCTTCGCCGGGAACTACGTCGGAGATTCGGCCAAGAACGTTGGACTCGGCTACGAGGCGAAAAAAGAGCTGGTTCTCGCAAATCTGGAGGGATATAAGAAAAGACCGGGCTGGGAGGGCCTTAACGCCGTGAGGGAAAACCGTATGGGAGCCCTCTATCACGACCTTTCCAGACACATCTTCGACGTAGCAGGGATGCAGTTTATAGCTAAGATGCTCTATCCTGATACCTTCTCCGACCTGGATCCCCAGGCAACTTTGCAGGAATTTTACGATCGGTTCTTCCCCATAGACATGACAGGAACCTTCATGGTGGAGCTGAACAGATAG
- a CDS encoding alpha/beta hydrolase: MFKLKLRGPLLALVLALAMAFPVVTHGEERSVSVDGLSVVYDEYGEGDRTVVFIPGWCCHSSAWSRQVADLSGDFHLLVVDLPGLGRSDKPKDVVYSLDLMADAVAAVMDDSKASMPVVVGHSMGYSVAVRLLCRRPDLVEAIVNVDGAYLRPVAEGQDPDEWEPEMKGFLTKLEGPEAEEARRWFVGCTFYDKTEEPLQGEIMDMMMSAESYVAYSSMAAFIRPEEWKVTSFSVPALAIYSDHQYMPEDNEDDLRKYFPEMVYELWDDTGHFLMMQRPERFNDSLRSFIDDL; encoded by the coding sequence GTGTTCAAGTTGAAACTTAGAGGCCCCCTGCTGGCCCTCGTCCTTGCCCTGGCGATGGCGTTTCCCGTGGTCACCCACGGGGAGGAGAGGTCCGTGTCGGTGGACGGTCTCTCGGTGGTTTACGATGAATACGGAGAGGGTGACAGGACTGTGGTCTTTATCCCTGGCTGGTGCTGTCACAGCTCGGCGTGGAGCCGTCAGGTTGCTGACCTTTCGGGGGATTTTCACCTCCTGGTGGTGGATCTCCCGGGGTTGGGCAGGAGCGACAAGCCCAAGGACGTGGTCTACTCCCTGGACCTGATGGCCGATGCCGTGGCTGCGGTGATGGACGACTCTAAAGCCTCTATGCCCGTAGTGGTGGGGCACAGCATGGGCTATAGCGTCGCCGTAAGGTTGTTGTGTAGGCGTCCTGACCTGGTCGAGGCAATAGTCAACGTTGACGGAGCCTATCTCAGGCCTGTGGCGGAAGGCCAGGATCCCGATGAGTGGGAGCCGGAGATGAAGGGCTTTCTGACGAAACTGGAGGGGCCCGAGGCCGAGGAGGCGAGGCGGTGGTTCGTGGGATGCACCTTCTACGACAAGACCGAGGAACCACTGCAAGGGGAGATAATGGACATGATGATGTCCGCTGAAAGCTACGTGGCCTACAGCTCTATGGCGGCTTTCATAAGGCCGGAGGAGTGGAAAGTCACCTCCTTCAGCGTGCCAGCCTTGGCGATCTACTCGGATCACCAGTACATGCCCGAGGACAACGAGGATGACCTAAGAAAGTACTTCCCCGAAATGGTCTACGAGTTATGGGACGACACCGGGCACTTCCTCATGATGCAGAGGCCCGAGCGGTTCAACGACAGTCTCAGGAGCTTTATAGACGACCTTTAG
- a CDS encoding methyltransferase domain-containing protein: protein MFEKLDLRGGDTFLDLGCGAGDYSLHAAGIVGESGRVFAVDLWEDMLDKIRDDAMARGIHNVYPVVSDIQNKIEAPNKSGDICLISHVLHSMGFPTKTDRLFGEVRRVLKAGGKLAIVECKKEKSSFGPPIELRISPEDLEKYMDNFNFKKIDHADLGFNYMSVFSPK, encoded by the coding sequence GTGTTCGAAAAGCTGGATTTGAGGGGGGGAGACACATTTTTAGACCTAGGCTGTGGCGCAGGAGACTATTCGCTCCACGCCGCCGGAATAGTAGGAGAATCTGGCCGAGTATTCGCCGTGGACCTTTGGGAGGATATGCTGGATAAAATACGTGACGATGCCATGGCACGGGGGATCCACAACGTATACCCAGTGGTCTCGGATATACAAAATAAAATTGAAGCACCGAACAAAAGCGGGGATATTTGCTTGATCTCCCACGTGTTGCACTCGATGGGTTTTCCGACAAAGACAGATCGCTTGTTCGGTGAAGTCAGGAGGGTATTGAAAGCCGGGGGTAAACTAGCTATCGTTGAATGCAAAAAAGAAAAGAGCTCCTTTGGACCTCCCATAGAGTTGAGGATCTCCCCTGAGGATCTCGAAAAATACATGGATAATTTTAACTTTAAAAAAATAGATCATGCGGACCTGGGCTTCAATTACATGTCAGTTTTTAGCCCTAAATAA